The Chitinophaga sp. H8 genome contains a region encoding:
- a CDS encoding FecR family protein → MSMQESRITYLLRAYANDTCTAGEREELWMLLSQEVNDGEVEAALQQLIQDTPPVHHMDETAAADVLKAILTQAPPAKLRKLQRWKWVAAAACVVGVIIAGWFFSQSRKASGPDITLQEAGKIVPGSNQATLVLDDGTSLALGHADSTSIASHTNAQLLADSGQLVFNKNAASGEVRYNTVITPAGGQYAVVLPDGSRAWLNAGSSLRFPSAFTDNKRVVAMTGEVFFDIAPGAARPFLVRVQDVEVQVLGTQFNIMAYDNEPAISATLVQGAVAVQRGAARKMPAIGQQVIIKDNQPMEIQPADIARITAWKEGRFEFNGSIGAIMRQIERWYDVKVLYEGNVAGQSYIGTISRSEDIADVLKTLELTGSLHFKVVGKQIIVTP, encoded by the coding sequence ATGAGTATGCAGGAAAGCCGTATCACATATTTATTGCGGGCGTATGCCAATGATACCTGTACAGCGGGAGAGCGGGAAGAGTTGTGGATGCTGCTCAGCCAGGAGGTAAATGATGGGGAGGTGGAAGCAGCCTTACAGCAGCTGATACAGGATACCCCACCAGTACACCATATGGATGAAACTGCCGCAGCAGATGTGCTGAAAGCCATCCTTACCCAGGCGCCGCCTGCAAAGTTACGGAAGTTGCAGCGCTGGAAATGGGTAGCTGCCGCAGCCTGTGTAGTAGGTGTGATAATAGCTGGTTGGTTTTTTAGCCAGTCGCGTAAAGCATCCGGTCCTGATATCACTTTGCAGGAAGCCGGGAAGATTGTTCCGGGAAGTAACCAGGCCACGTTGGTACTGGACGATGGTACCAGCCTTGCCCTTGGACATGCAGACAGCACCAGCATTGCCAGTCATACCAACGCGCAGCTGCTGGCAGATAGCGGCCAGCTGGTCTTTAATAAAAATGCAGCATCAGGTGAGGTAAGGTATAATACAGTGATTACACCTGCAGGGGGGCAGTATGCGGTAGTACTGCCGGATGGGTCACGTGCATGGTTAAACGCAGGATCGTCATTACGTTTCCCTTCCGCCTTTACAGATAATAAGCGGGTAGTAGCAATGACCGGAGAAGTTTTTTTTGATATTGCACCGGGAGCAGCCCGTCCTTTCCTGGTACGTGTACAGGATGTTGAAGTACAGGTGCTTGGTACACAATTCAATATCATGGCATATGATAACGAACCGGCTATCAGTGCCACCCTGGTACAGGGAGCCGTAGCGGTACAAAGGGGAGCAGCACGTAAAATGCCCGCCATTGGTCAGCAGGTGATCATCAAAGACAATCAGCCTATGGAAATTCAGCCGGCGGATATTGCCAGGATAACGGCCTGGAAGGAAGGACGCTTTGAGTTTAATGGCAGCATAGGAGCAATTATGCGCCAGATAGAAAGATGGTATGACGTAAAAGTATTGTACGAAGGCAATGTGGCCGGACAGTCATATATAGGTACTATTTCGCGCAGTGAAGATATAGCGGATGTATTGAAAACATTGGAATTAACAGGGAGTTTACATTTTAAGGTAGTAGGAAAACAGATTATTGTCACACCGTAA
- a CDS encoding SusC/RagA family TonB-linked outer membrane protein: MEKNRMVSIDLKGSRMSRLSTKFVWILVLLIALQASAEAFAQQVTLHKKQAPLLEVLNSIKQQTGYFYVCQIALLNESKPVDVNVENAPLEQALAAVFKAQPLAWSIHGKTIVVRRKGTPAPSQLQDTVITTFTVMGNVKDQQGHPMPGASIAISGTQRGGQTDAAGNFLLKEVALPAVIEVRYTGFVPQRLSVINDDMLYVTLQESKQQVNEVVVTGYSSKKISELTGSLSTVKGEALKNVTSASILQNIQGKITGLNASSVGGNPAEEVNLTVRGVGSLGGTGSTQPLIVIDGLIQDAGGVANVSPNDVASVTLLKDAAATALYGARAANGVLLINTKRGGTEDGKPKVNFESVFSWEKPSFGKFRMMNSAERYDLMEQAYGNDYRNENPGATDTDVRNYLGTVMPDKQQALANNTDWVKAGYRTGQIQRYNLSVSGGAQKFKYYAGGTYHHELPVAFTDQYDKYQLRVNTEYAPSSKFTITTGFNGSFTKSRSAGLSNYQSNLYGMMPWDNPRRPDGSYKTGGPNEAGWYSGSSTYNPLYDAAWQYGFDKTYLASGDTKLQYNITPWLSVSSANRITLGFGKFGFYTDPRDSASYRPGGFYLQQASTRINYITSNMLSFNKRIGQHAIKGLAGMEFNDIRNELTSVAVRDITPGSTSIASGKVDRTGEDIQEIAFLSYLSELNYSYKDRYFLSASLRSDGSSKFGANNKFGTFYSIGAAWNISDEVFLSGNKTITNLRLRFSHGTSGNADPVGAYDIYGVYDFITYLSDQYNGQPGIIPGSQANNPDLHWEVQRMNNLGVNIALWNRLHVNIDLYDKANGSLLRAVPAAGTSGIPSVVKNIGKISNKGLEVEINSDNLKGKVNWTTNLNLSFNRNKVLYLTGVPEVFPTTGTNNLLAPGYAVGSYWGLVYKGADPETGKPSYEMIDEQGKSSVTTDISKATPQYLGNPQPKFYGGISNTVAYRGFTLSVLLDYVSGLKLFNDIRGSRYGAYEMDGASRTSNNVALPDGQTRWQRPGDHAFAPAATLVGYADASGWTTTRFLEDASYLRIRNVRLSYDMPERWLSRWKMQGATLFVSGDHLYTFTRFSGLDPESGGLSAEYASKYVINRKVSVGLSISF; encoded by the coding sequence ATGGAGAAAAATCGCATGGTCAGCATTGACCTGAAGGGAAGCCGTATGTCCCGGCTATCAACCAAGTTTGTATGGATATTGGTATTGCTCATTGCACTACAGGCATCTGCAGAAGCATTTGCGCAACAGGTAACACTGCACAAAAAACAGGCGCCGCTATTGGAAGTGCTGAACAGCATCAAACAGCAAACAGGGTATTTTTATGTTTGCCAGATCGCTTTGCTGAATGAAAGCAAACCGGTAGATGTAAATGTAGAAAATGCGCCCCTGGAACAGGCACTGGCTGCCGTTTTTAAGGCACAGCCGCTTGCCTGGAGCATTCATGGAAAAACGATCGTGGTAAGGAGAAAAGGTACACCAGCGCCCTCGCAATTGCAGGACACCGTGATCACTACTTTTACCGTGATGGGAAATGTTAAGGATCAGCAGGGACATCCCATGCCCGGTGCTTCCATAGCTATCAGCGGTACCCAGCGGGGAGGACAGACAGATGCCGCGGGTAATTTTCTGTTGAAAGAAGTCGCATTGCCTGCCGTGATTGAGGTGAGATATACCGGTTTTGTTCCGCAACGGCTAAGTGTTATCAATGATGATATGCTGTATGTTACACTACAGGAAAGTAAACAACAGGTGAATGAAGTAGTGGTAACCGGGTATAGCAGTAAAAAGATCAGTGAGCTGACAGGATCTTTGTCTACCGTAAAAGGGGAAGCATTGAAAAATGTGACTTCTGCTTCTATCCTGCAAAATATCCAGGGAAAAATAACCGGACTTAATGCAAGCAGTGTGGGAGGTAATCCGGCCGAAGAGGTAAATCTTACCGTGAGAGGAGTAGGTTCATTAGGAGGTACCGGCTCTACCCAGCCATTGATAGTAATCGATGGGTTGATCCAGGATGCTGGTGGGGTAGCCAATGTAAGTCCCAATGATGTGGCGTCTGTAACGCTGCTCAAAGATGCGGCAGCCACTGCTTTGTATGGTGCACGTGCGGCTAATGGTGTGTTGCTGATCAACACTAAAAGAGGCGGCACCGAAGACGGTAAACCGAAGGTGAATTTTGAATCCGTATTCAGCTGGGAAAAACCTTCCTTTGGCAAGTTCAGGATGATGAATAGTGCAGAACGTTATGATCTGATGGAACAGGCCTATGGTAATGATTACCGGAATGAAAATCCCGGTGCTACTGATACGGATGTACGTAATTATCTGGGTACCGTAATGCCGGATAAGCAGCAGGCGCTTGCCAATAATACCGATTGGGTAAAAGCAGGGTACCGGACTGGACAGATACAGCGGTATAATTTATCTGTAAGTGGCGGAGCGCAAAAATTCAAATATTATGCAGGGGGTACCTATCATCATGAGCTTCCCGTAGCATTTACAGACCAGTATGATAAATACCAGCTCCGGGTGAATACGGAATATGCCCCCTCTTCAAAGTTCACCATCACTACAGGATTTAATGGCTCTTTTACTAAATCGAGGAGTGCAGGATTAAGCAACTATCAATCAAACCTATATGGTATGATGCCCTGGGACAATCCCCGTCGTCCGGATGGGAGCTATAAAACAGGAGGGCCTAATGAAGCTGGCTGGTACAGTGGTTCCAGTACCTATAATCCATTGTATGATGCCGCCTGGCAATATGGATTTGATAAAACCTACCTGGCCAGCGGTGATACTAAATTACAGTATAATATTACCCCATGGCTCAGTGTGTCCAGTGCCAACAGGATCACCTTAGGATTCGGTAAGTTTGGATTTTATACAGATCCCAGGGATAGCGCTTCCTACAGGCCCGGCGGATTTTATTTGCAGCAAGCCTCTACCCGGATCAACTACATTACTTCCAACATGCTTTCTTTCAATAAAAGGATAGGACAGCATGCTATTAAAGGACTGGCGGGGATGGAGTTTAATGATATCCGCAATGAACTTACTTCAGTAGCTGTCAGAGATATTACCCCCGGCAGTACTTCTATTGCCTCCGGAAAGGTAGACAGGACCGGTGAGGATATTCAGGAAATTGCTTTTCTGTCGTACCTCTCAGAGTTAAACTACAGTTATAAAGACCGTTATTTTCTGTCGGCATCCCTGAGAAGTGATGGCTCTTCCAAGTTTGGCGCCAATAATAAATTCGGTACATTCTATTCAATAGGTGCTGCCTGGAACATCAGTGATGAAGTATTCCTGTCAGGTAATAAAACTATTACCAATCTCCGCTTACGGTTCAGCCACGGTACTTCCGGTAATGCCGATCCGGTAGGGGCCTATGATATTTATGGGGTGTATGATTTTATTACTTACCTGAGTGATCAGTACAACGGACAGCCGGGTATTATTCCAGGTAGTCAGGCTAATAACCCGGACCTGCACTGGGAAGTACAGCGGATGAATAACCTGGGAGTAAATATTGCCTTGTGGAACCGCCTGCATGTGAATATAGATCTCTATGATAAAGCCAATGGAAGTTTGCTGCGTGCAGTGCCGGCAGCGGGTACCAGCGGGATACCCAGTGTGGTAAAGAATATTGGTAAGATCTCCAATAAAGGATTGGAAGTAGAAATCAATTCCGATAACCTGAAAGGAAAAGTAAACTGGACAACTAATCTGAATTTATCTTTTAACCGGAATAAAGTATTGTATCTGACAGGGGTACCGGAAGTATTTCCCACTACCGGAACAAACAACCTGCTGGCACCGGGCTATGCAGTAGGGTCTTATTGGGGACTAGTGTATAAAGGGGCCGATCCTGAAACGGGGAAACCTTCTTATGAGATGATAGATGAACAAGGTAAAAGCAGTGTTACGACAGATATTTCCAAAGCCACTCCGCAGTACCTGGGAAATCCCCAACCTAAATTTTATGGTGGTATTTCCAATACGGTTGCCTACCGGGGATTTACTTTAAGTGTATTGCTGGATTATGTATCGGGGTTGAAATTATTCAATGATATACGCGGCTCCCGTTATGGCGCCTACGAAATGGATGGTGCTTCCAGGACGTCCAACAATGTGGCATTGCCGGACGGGCAAACACGCTGGCAGCGGCCGGGAGATCATGCCTTTGCACCTGCCGCCACGCTGGTAGGCTATGCAGATGCCAGTGGCTGGACTACTACCCGTTTCCTGGAAGATGCCAGTTATCTCAGGATCCGTAATGTACGGCTCTCTTATGATATGCCGGAAAGATGGTTATCGCGCTGGAAGATGCAGGGCGCCACTTTATTTGTTTCAGGAGATCACCTGTACACCTTTACCCGCTTCAGCGGATTGGATCCTGAATCTGGCGGGCTAAGTGCAGAATATGCTTCCAAGTATGTTATCAACCGGAAGGTATCCGTTGGGTTAAGTATTAGTTTCTGA
- a CDS encoding RagB/SusD family nutrient uptake outer membrane protein, with protein sequence MNKRKFLYSAFCMMLAITACNNKLELRPETSIDADKAVENESNLILATSGNYSMMNSTFYITTYYHLTESATDNVEATGIFDPGGTREFAAYSFNHSLAMRNPSDVYTEAYKLLRGVNNVINNIPDDANTRLLQLKGENLFLRALAHYTLVNIFGRPYVQDNGNHPGVVIVDKVAAPLDRPAKRNTVKEVYDFMIADLLKAMPLMKAEIGDNAFASRYAAAAMLSSLYLNMDNPAKAVEYANMVINSGLYSLAEGDVYKKYFSTDHSTGDKETIFCMRSLDGTGSGYYYYNQSYTVEKFAAVSKPLLDLLDEGSGDVRKSFYKPLRTADGDEYTFTTKFVQNPVANPTEQVSSPALYRLTLMYLNRAEANARLGKNQEALDDVNLIRKRAGMSGSELYSLSQLHGRSTVLQVVLDERRIEFAFEGGIRRDDLWRNNLPMIRTYGKAGIPGSFITIKPTDKRVVYFLPQDETNGVSNSLEQNP encoded by the coding sequence ATGAACAAGAGAAAATTTCTATATAGTGCTTTCTGTATGATGCTGGCCATCACGGCGTGTAATAATAAGCTGGAACTAAGGCCGGAAACCTCTATTGATGCTGACAAGGCTGTAGAGAATGAAAGCAACCTGATCCTGGCTACCAGTGGTAATTACTCCATGATGAACAGTACATTTTACATTACTACCTACTATCATCTTACGGAATCTGCTACTGATAATGTAGAGGCTACTGGCATATTTGATCCGGGTGGTACCCGTGAATTTGCGGCCTATTCTTTTAATCATTCCCTGGCTATGCGGAATCCGTCAGATGTTTATACAGAAGCGTATAAACTGTTGCGGGGGGTAAATAATGTGATTAATAATATCCCTGACGATGCGAATACACGCCTCTTACAATTGAAGGGAGAGAACCTGTTCCTGCGGGCGCTGGCGCATTATACCCTGGTCAATATTTTTGGCCGGCCCTACGTACAGGATAACGGCAATCATCCGGGTGTGGTAATCGTGGATAAAGTAGCGGCACCGCTGGACAGGCCGGCAAAGCGTAATACAGTGAAGGAAGTGTATGACTTTATGATAGCCGACCTGCTAAAGGCCATGCCACTGATGAAAGCAGAGATCGGAGATAACGCTTTTGCCAGCCGTTATGCAGCAGCTGCCATGCTCTCCAGCCTTTATCTGAATATGGATAATCCTGCCAAGGCGGTGGAATATGCCAATATGGTGATCAATAGTGGCCTGTATTCTTTGGCTGAGGGAGATGTATATAAAAAGTATTTTTCGACAGACCACAGTACCGGTGACAAAGAAACTATTTTCTGTATGAGGAGCCTGGATGGTACCGGTAGTGGGTATTATTATTACAACCAGAGCTACACCGTAGAGAAGTTTGCGGCAGTATCCAAACCCTTACTGGACTTACTGGATGAAGGCAGTGGGGATGTAAGGAAAAGCTTTTATAAGCCATTGCGCACAGCAGATGGCGATGAGTATACTTTTACCACCAAATTTGTACAAAACCCTGTAGCCAATCCAACAGAGCAGGTGAGTTCTCCTGCTCTGTACCGCCTGACACTGATGTACCTGAACCGTGCGGAAGCGAATGCCCGGCTGGGAAAAAACCAGGAAGCCCTGGATGATGTGAACCTGATCCGCAAAAGAGCCGGAATGAGTGGCAGTGAGCTGTACTCTCTCAGCCAGCTGCATGGCCGCAGCACGGTATTGCAGGTAGTATTGGATGAACGGAGAATAGAGTTTGCTTTTGAAGGGGGGATACGCCGGGATGATCTTTGGCGCAATAACCTGCCTATGATACGTACTTATGGAAAGGCGGGTATACCGGGTTCTTTTATCACCATAAAGCCAACGGATAAACGGGTAGTGTATTTTTTACCCCAGGACGAAACCAATGGCGTATCCAATTCGCTGGAACAAAATCCATAA
- a CDS encoding RNA polymerase sigma factor: MKEENHLYNEQELLKQLSEGNEAAFATLYGFYKDKIYSIAYSLTKSVALAEETVQDVFMKLWLKRASLREAQSFKDYLFIVTRNHIFNLLKRQALHEMAVDKLSHQPQHPFPAPDDFLENKAYRDLLQQAVNQLPTQQQQVYRLSKEQGLKREEVAARLGLSPETVKIHLARAMRAIRAYCLSRLDIFVALILLYLEERK, from the coding sequence TTGAAAGAAGAAAACCATTTATATAATGAGCAGGAGTTGTTAAAACAACTGTCGGAAGGGAATGAAGCAGCTTTCGCTACGTTGTATGGATTTTATAAAGATAAAATTTACTCCATTGCCTATAGCCTTACCAAGTCGGTTGCCCTGGCGGAAGAGACGGTACAGGATGTTTTTATGAAGTTATGGCTGAAACGTGCATCGCTCCGGGAAGCCCAGTCCTTTAAAGATTATCTTTTTATAGTTACCCGTAATCATATTTTTAACCTGCTGAAGCGGCAGGCCTTACATGAGATGGCGGTGGATAAATTGTCACACCAGCCGCAACATCCGTTTCCTGCTCCGGACGATTTTCTGGAAAATAAAGCTTACCGCGATTTATTGCAGCAGGCAGTGAACCAGTTGCCTACTCAGCAGCAACAGGTATATAGACTTAGTAAAGAACAGGGATTGAAGCGGGAAGAAGTAGCTGCCCGGCTGGGACTATCCCCCGAAACGGTAAAAATTCATCTGGCCAGGGCCATGCGTGCCATCAGGGCCTATTGTCTGTCAAGATTGGATATATTTGTTGCACTGATCCTACTCTATCTGGAAGAAAGAAAATAA
- a CDS encoding sugar MFS transporter, which yields MSTSTATQAIAGKSTNYTQAMSIIGMLFFVFGFVTWLNGALIPFFKIACELSVSQALLVTFAFYMAYFFLSIPSSFILNKTGFKNGMALGLLVMAVGSLVFIPAANARSFPMFLTGLFIQGAGLSLLQTASNPYISIIGPIDSAAKRISIMGICNKTAGAISPLILSAIVLKGASELEAQIAATTDHDAKAVLLDSLASRVIMPYIVIAVVLILLAFFISRSSLPEIDADVEDEATAAATSGKTSVFQFPHLLLGLLCLFLYVGVEVMAGDVIGVYGKSLGMSLDQTKYFTTFTLLAMLVGYIAGIATIPKIISQQMSLRISAALGIVFTIGAYVTHGYASVTFIALLGLANALMWPAIFPLAIDGLGRFTKIASALLVMCIAGGAILPQIYSSMFDHEGLLSFLYSDTMDFRKAFLYCMVPCYVYILYYAVAGYKVGKRTAK from the coding sequence ATGTCCACATCCACCGCGACACAAGCCATTGCCGGAAAATCAACCAATTACACACAGGCGATGTCTATTATTGGCATGCTGTTCTTCGTTTTCGGTTTTGTTACCTGGTTAAACGGCGCCCTGATTCCCTTCTTTAAAATTGCCTGTGAGCTGAGTGTTTCCCAGGCATTGCTGGTTACTTTCGCTTTTTACATGGCGTACTTCTTCCTTTCTATCCCTTCTTCGTTCATATTGAACAAAACAGGGTTCAAGAATGGGATGGCGTTAGGTTTGTTAGTGATGGCAGTGGGTTCGCTTGTTTTTATCCCTGCGGCTAATGCACGTAGCTTTCCGATGTTCTTAACCGGATTATTTATCCAGGGGGCGGGACTTTCCCTGCTGCAAACGGCTTCCAATCCGTACATCAGTATTATCGGGCCTATTGACAGCGCTGCCAAGCGTATCAGTATCATGGGGATCTGTAATAAAACCGCAGGTGCTATCAGTCCGCTGATCCTGAGTGCAATCGTATTAAAAGGTGCTTCTGAACTGGAAGCCCAGATCGCTGCTACTACAGACCATGATGCAAAAGCAGTATTGCTGGACAGCCTGGCATCCAGGGTGATCATGCCTTACATTGTGATTGCAGTGGTATTGATATTACTGGCTTTCTTTATCAGCCGTTCTTCTTTACCTGAAATTGATGCTGATGTAGAAGATGAAGCTACCGCAGCAGCTACTTCCGGCAAAACCAGCGTATTTCAATTCCCTCACCTGTTGCTGGGCCTGCTTTGCTTGTTCCTGTATGTGGGTGTGGAAGTAATGGCAGGGGATGTAATCGGTGTATATGGTAAATCGCTCGGTATGAGCCTGGACCAAACGAAGTACTTTACCACCTTTACTTTGCTGGCGATGCTGGTAGGTTATATAGCAGGTATTGCTACCATTCCAAAGATCATTTCCCAACAAATGAGTTTGCGGATTTCTGCGGCTTTAGGAATCGTATTTACGATAGGTGCCTATGTTACCCATGGCTATGCTTCTGTAACCTTTATCGCTTTATTGGGATTGGCCAACGCATTGATGTGGCCTGCTATCTTCCCGCTGGCGATTGATGGTCTGGGTCGTTTTACCAAAATCGCTTCTGCTTTACTGGTAATGTGTATTGCGGGTGGTGCCATCCTGCCACAGATCTACAGCAGCATGTTTGACCACGAAGGTTTGCTGTCATTCCTGTACAGCGATACCATGGACTTCAGAAAAGCATTCCTGTATTGCATGGTGCCTTGCTATGTTTACATTCTGTACTATGCTGTTGCTGGTTATAAAGTAGGTAAGCGGACCGCAAAATAA
- a CDS encoding TlpA disulfide reductase family protein, protein MIKKSLMLLLWAGISQMVLAQAKPNFTVKGTLEGKPDGVVVLSYDGAGGKQINTSAAVKNGQFMFSGNIAHTMAARFYYKEEPYNEAHGTMLFLEPGKMQLTVPFEDFSKATLTGSATQTAYSGLEQIKKGIEQKYKLQLDSMRDEPDHEKASEIRERLAPFFEEMDQADYRFFDQHPQSYVTLWQLRFHSGDLPIEAQQKYYDKLGPALQKTAGGREIAAEIRKLRNGSPGSKAANFSAMDINGKKLSLSDYKGKYVLLDFWASWCVPCRKGNPHLKALYAQYKDKGIEFIGISDDDSNPAAWKKAVAKDDLPWRHVLRGMDRNLMRAGKTSDKDISEKYGIHSLPTKILINPEGMIIGRYGSEGDELDRMLEKSF, encoded by the coding sequence ATGATAAAGAAAAGTTTGATGCTGCTGTTGTGGGCAGGTATATCGCAGATGGTATTGGCACAGGCCAAACCTAACTTCACTGTTAAAGGCACCCTGGAAGGCAAGCCGGATGGCGTGGTGGTATTGAGTTATGATGGTGCGGGTGGCAAACAGATCAATACCAGTGCAGCTGTTAAAAACGGGCAGTTTATGTTTAGTGGAAATATTGCCCATACAATGGCGGCGCGGTTTTATTATAAGGAAGAGCCTTATAATGAAGCACATGGCACCATGCTGTTCCTGGAACCTGGTAAGATGCAGCTAACCGTGCCATTTGAAGATTTTAGCAAAGCTACCTTAACAGGTTCTGCTACGCAGACTGCATATAGTGGTCTGGAGCAGATCAAAAAGGGGATTGAACAAAAATACAAGTTGCAACTGGATTCTATGAGAGATGAACCTGATCATGAAAAGGCGTCAGAGATCAGGGAAAGGCTGGCACCTTTTTTTGAAGAAATGGATCAGGCCGACTACCGTTTTTTTGATCAGCATCCACAATCCTATGTAACGTTATGGCAGCTGCGTTTCCATAGTGGAGATCTGCCGATCGAAGCCCAGCAAAAATATTATGATAAGCTGGGGCCTGCATTGCAAAAAACTGCCGGTGGCAGGGAAATCGCCGCAGAGATCAGAAAACTGCGGAACGGCTCTCCGGGAAGTAAGGCCGCCAACTTTTCTGCTATGGATATCAACGGAAAAAAGTTGTCTTTATCAGACTACAAAGGTAAATATGTGCTGCTCGATTTCTGGGCCAGCTGGTGCGTGCCTTGCCGCAAAGGAAATCCACATCTGAAAGCACTGTATGCCCAATATAAAGATAAGGGGATAGAATTTATCGGCATATCAGACGATGACAGCAACCCTGCTGCCTGGAAAAAAGCGGTCGCAAAAGATGATTTACCCTGGAGGCATGTATTGCGTGGTATGGACCGTAACCTGATGAGAGCAGGTAAGACCAGCGATAAGGATATCAGTGAGAAATACGGCATACATTCACTGCCTACTAAGATATTAATCAACCCGGAAGGTATGATCATTGGCCGTTATGGCAGTGAAGGAGATGAATTGGATAGAATGCTTGAAAAAAGCTTTTAG
- the galK gene encoding galactokinase, with protein MINRAREQFIALYHQQPLIVTSPGRINLIGEHTDYNNGFVLPAAIDKKIIYAIALNGTDQCHAFAAFNKEAVTFDLKDVKPTRGWINYLMGVVDQLQKRGLPVAGFDCVVDGDIPIGAGMSSSAAVEGGLVAALDHLMGFGLDRMEMARIGQLAEHTFPGVKCGIMDQFANLHGKKDQVMLLDCRSLDYTYYPFDFPDYKVVLCNSMVHHSLASSEYNTRRQQCEAGVKAMQALYPQVQSLRDADMTMLEAVKDHISEVIYKRCAFVIAEIERVPRACTLLQQGDLNSFGQLMYATHEGLSKLYEVSCPELDYLVTLARTRPEVAGARMMGGGFGGCTINLVQSSHVTEYITYMQSAYQQQFGKVPEVYVTTIEAGTSINSY; from the coding sequence ATGATCAATCGGGCCAGGGAGCAATTCATAGCATTATACCATCAGCAACCTTTAATAGTTACTTCGCCAGGACGAATCAATCTGATAGGAGAGCATACTGATTATAATAACGGGTTTGTACTACCGGCAGCTATCGATAAAAAGATTATTTACGCCATTGCACTGAATGGTACAGACCAATGCCATGCTTTTGCCGCTTTTAACAAGGAAGCGGTAACTTTTGACCTGAAAGATGTAAAACCTACCCGGGGATGGATCAATTACCTGATGGGAGTGGTGGATCAGCTACAAAAGCGGGGATTGCCGGTGGCTGGTTTTGATTGTGTGGTAGATGGGGATATTCCCATTGGTGCGGGGATGTCTTCTTCGGCAGCAGTAGAAGGGGGACTGGTAGCTGCATTGGATCACCTGATGGGCTTTGGACTGGACCGGATGGAGATGGCCCGCATCGGTCAGCTGGCAGAACATACCTTTCCTGGTGTAAAATGCGGGATTATGGACCAGTTTGCCAATCTCCATGGCAAAAAAGACCAGGTAATGCTGCTGGACTGCCGCAGCCTGGACTATACTTATTATCCTTTTGATTTCCCGGACTATAAAGTGGTACTCTGTAATTCCATGGTGCATCACTCCCTGGCTTCTTCCGAATATAATACCCGCCGCCAGCAATGTGAGGCTGGTGTAAAAGCGATGCAGGCACTATATCCACAGGTACAATCTCTCCGGGATGCTGATATGACGATGCTGGAAGCAGTAAAGGACCATATCAGTGAAGTAATTTATAAACGCTGTGCATTCGTGATAGCAGAAATTGAACGGGTACCCCGGGCCTGTACTTTGTTACAGCAAGGTGACCTGAACAGCTTTGGCCAACTGATGTATGCTACCCATGAAGGACTTAGCAAGCTCTATGAAGTGAGCTGCCCCGAACTGGATTACCTGGTAACACTGGCAAGAACAAGACCTGAAGTGGCTGGGGCAAGAATGATGGGCGGCGGATTTGGTGGTTGTACCATCAACCTGGTACAATCCAGCCATGTAACGGAATATATTACCTATATGCAAAGCGCCTATCAGCAGCAATTTGGAAAAGTACCGGAAGTATATGTAACGACTATTGAAGCAGGAACTAGCATAAATAGCTATTAG